CTGGCCCTGGCCGCGCTGGCGATCCCGATCATTCTGCTGTACATGCTGCGCCTGCGCCGCACGGAGATGCAGGTGTCGAGCACGTTCCTGTGGCAGCAGCTGGTGCGGGACCGGGAGGCAAACGCGCCGTGGCAGAAGCTGCGTTTTAGCTGGCTGCTCATCCTGCAACTGCTGATCCTGGCGGCGCTGGTGCTGGCCCTGGCGCGTCCGTTCGTGGAGGTCAAGACGATCACCACCGGGCGGATTGTGCTGTTGCTGGACGCGTCCGCGAGCATGACCGCCACGGACGTAGAGCCGAGCCGCTTCGCCGCCGCACGCGAGGTTGCGCTGAGCATCGTGGACACGCTGGGGCCGGACGACACGATGACAGTGATCCGCGTGGGTGATGTGCCGGAAGTGCTGGCCGCAGCTTCGCGCGATCGGCTGGTGCTGCGGGACGCGATCGAGTCCGCGGAGGCGGGCGCGGTCAGCGCGGACTGGCAGGCGGCACTCACGTTGGCGGCGTCGGGTGGGGTCGGCGTGGACGCGCTGAAGGTTGTGCTGGTTAGCGACGGCGGCCTGCCCGCCGATCTGCCGCCGATCCCCGGCGACCTGCGCTTTGTGCCCGTTGGACGGTCGAGCGCCAATCTCGCGATCTCGGCGCTGGCGGTGGGCAGCCTGCCGGGGGACTCCCCGCAGTTGTTCATGCGTATTACGAATTATGGTGACGCGGCGATGGACGTGATCGCAGACCTGCGGCTGGACGGCAGCCAGTCGATTTACTGGGCCTACCGCTACACCGTGCCCGCGCAGGGCCACGTGGACATCAACGACGTGGCGCTGCCGGAAGATTTCGAGACGCTCACCGCCGCGCTGACGCTGCCTGCCGGGACGAGAGAGCGCGACTATCTGGGGGTGGATGACGTCGCGTATGCCGTGCGCGATCAGTCCGGTGCGGCGCGCGTGCTGCTGGTCATGCAGGGGGAAAACCTGTTCCTGCGCCAGATCTTCCGCAGTCTGCCGGGGGTCCAGTTGGCCGAGGCGCAGTCGCAGGACAGCCTGCCGCAGCAGCCCTTCGACCTGTATGTATTCGATGGTTGGCTGCCAGGCACGCTGCCGGACGGCGACCTGCTGCTGGTGAATCCGCCTCAGAGCACGGATTTCTTCACGATTGGGGCGGCGCAGGCGGCCAGCGATGGCGTGTCGGTCAATAGCGACGATCCGCGCATGCAGAACGTCGCGCCCTATGCGGACGGCATCACGCTGCGCCAGGTCCGCCCCTTGAGCGGCATCGGATGGGCGACGGTGCTGGTGCGCGCGGACGGCCAGCCGATTATCGTCGCCGGGGAGCGCGACAACCAACAGATCGCGCTGCTGGGCTTCGATGCGCGCTACCCCAACACCGACCTCGTGCTGCAGCCCGCATGGCCGATTCTGGTCGCGGAACTGGTGAGCTGGTTCTCCCCGGCGCGTGCGATTGACGCGTCGGAGAGCCTGTCGCCGGGCATTCCGGTCACGGTGCGCTTCGTGGAGAACGCTAACCGCGCCACGATTGTGCGGCCCAACGGCGCCCAGACGACTATCGATGCTGTAGCCAGCACCGCCGTCTACGCCGACACGCTCGAATCCGGTGTGTACCGGGTCACGCTGTATGCGGATGACCAGCCGGTGCAGTCTGAGCCGTTTGCGGTGAATCTGTTCGACGCCGCCGAGAGCAAGATCGCCCCGGTCAGCAGCGTGACGATCGGCACGACGACGATCACGCAGGCTGTGCGCCAGGAAACCGGGCGGCGCGAGTGGTGGCCGTGGATCGCGGGCCTGGGGCTGCTGCTGCTGCTGGTCGAGTGGTGGCTTTACCACCGCACGCGCCAGCGTTTGCCGCGCGCAACGCTGTCCGGCGGCAGCACGACGACGCCCGGCCTGATTGAGCGGATCCGATCGCTGCGCCTGCGCCGCAAGCGCCGTGTTGCCCCGGTTCGACGCGGCCTTGTCGCGAGGCGGAGGGCGCGATGAGCTTCACGAATCCCGGGGCGCTGTGGCTGCTCCTACTGCTGCCGCTTCTGGCGGTCATTGGGTGGCCGCGCGTGACCTATCGCCGCCGCCGTGATACGCTCAGCCTTGCCGTGCGCCTGCTGCTGGTCGCCCTGCTGATCGTGGGATTGGCGGGCATCCAGGTGCAGCAGACTGCGGACAACCTCGCAGTGGTGTTCCTGGTGGACGTGTCGGATAGTGTGACGCCGCAATTGCGCAGCGCGGCGTTCGATTATGTGCGCGAGGCGTCCGCGACAATGGGGCCGCGTGACCAGGGTGCGGTCGTGTTGTTCGGCGGGAACGCACTGGTCGAGATTCCCATGACCGACCGGTTGGAGCTGGTCCAGGCGGGGGCCGATCCCGTCCGGCTGAACACGGATCTGGCCGAGGCGATGCGCCTGGGGCTGGCGCTTTTCCCGGTAGACGCTGCCAAGCGCATGGTGATCCTCAGCGACGGCAAGCAGACGGTCGGTGACGCGGCGGAGGTGGCGCGGCTGGCTGCGGCAACAGGCGTGCAGATCGAGGTGGTGCCGCTGGTGGCGCAGGATGCGCCCCAGGCCGAGGCTGGACCGGAGATCCTGGTGCGGGATGTAAACGTGCCCGCAACAGTCAACGAGGGCGAGCAGTTCGACTTGACGGCGACGATCTTCAGCAATCGCCCGGATGCCGCCGCCGAGGTGCGCGTACTGTCGTCGGGCGAGGTGATCGTGCGCCAGGACGTGCAGCTTCAGGCGGGCGAGAACACCTACGTTTTCCCCGATCTCAGCGTGCCAACACCCGGCTTTGTCGACTTCCGCGTCTTGGTTGAACCGCGCGGTGCGGACACGTTCTACCAGAACAATGAGCTGTCGGCCTTTACTGAGGTCACCGGGCCGCCGCGCGCACTGCTGGTGGCGAGCGACCCGCGTGAGGTGGAATCACTGCAAGCCGCGCTTGAGGAGACGGGCTTGCAGGTGGACGTGCAAGGGCCGCGCGACATGCCCGTCGGACTGGCTCCGCTGAGCGCCTACGATAGCATCGTGCTGGCGAACGTCTCCGCGACGGAACTGGGCGTGGACCGGATGCGCTTCCTGCAGGCGTACGTTCGCGACCTGGGTGGCGGACTGATCGCGATCGGCGGGCCAGATAGCTTCGGCGTCGGCGGCTACTTCGAGACACCGCTGGAAGAGACGCTGCCGGTCGATATGCGCATCAAAGACCAGCAGCGCATCCCGCAGTTGGCGATGCTGTTCGTGATCGACCGCTCCGGCAGCATGGAGGCGGCCAACGTCAGCGGCGTATCGAATTTGGAGCTGGCGAAGGAAGCCGTGGTGCGCTCGTTCGACCTGTTGAACAACAACGATCGCACAGGTGTGCTCTCGTTTGACGTTTCGGCCTATTGGGTGCTGCATCTGCAAGCCGTGGGCGACGAAGCCAACCGCGAGCTTATGCGGGCTGAGGTCGGCGCGCTGCGGCCCGGCGGCGGCACGAACATCCGGCAAGCGCTGCTGTCGGCGGATCAGGTGCTGCGCAGCGATCCGTCCGCGCTGAAGCACATCATCCTGCTGACGGACGGCGGGGCCGACCAGAGCGGCATCCAGGCGGCGGTCGAGCGCATGTACCAGAACTACGGCATTACGACCTCGGTGGTGGCGGTCGGGCGCGATTATGTGCAGTGGCTGGAAGACCTTGCGGCGGCGGGGCACGGCCAGTTCCATCTGGCGACAGACGTGACGACCATCCCGGCGATCTTCACGTCGGAGACGCTGCTGGCGACGCGCTCGTACATCTTCGAGGAGGATTTCAGCCCGGCGCTGACGGCGGTTCACCCGATTCTACGCGGCCTGGACAGTGTGCCGCTGCTGCATGGCTACGTGGCGACCTCCCCGAAGGAAACCGCGACGGTGATCCTGATCGGGCCGGAAGACGACCCGATCCTGGCCGCGTGGCAGTACGGTCTGGGGCGCTCGGTAGCGTTCACCTCGGATGCATCCTCGCGCTGGGGCAGTGATTGGGTCGCGTGGGACGGCTATTCGGACTTCTGGAGCCAGGCGGTGCGCTGGACGATCACCGAGGGCGCGGCCAGCAACGTCGAAACGCGGGTCGAACAGCGCGGCGAGCAGGCGGTGATTACGGTCGATGCGCGCGATAGCAGCGGCGGCTACCTGAACGGCCTTCAGCTCGACGCGGCGGTGGTCAGCAGCCAACTGGACACGCTCAATGTCCCGCTGCAGCAGACTGCGCCGGGCCGCTACGAGGCGATGTTCGATCCGGGACAGGAGGGTGCGTATTTCATCACCGTAGCCGGGACGCCGCCGGACGGAAGCGACACCGACGGCGGTATCATGCAGTCCACAGGCTGGGTGATGAGCTATTCGGCAGAGTACCGGGTGAACACGGAAGAAAGCGCCGACCAATCGCTGGCGCTGCTCGATCTCATCGCGCGCACGACCGACGGCGCATTGCTGGCGGGCCAGCCCGAGCGGGTCTTCACGCACGATTTGCAGCACGAGCGCGCGGCGCGCGCGCTGTGGCCCGCGTTTATCCTGGCGGCGCTGCTGCTGCTGCCGTTCGATATCGCCGCGCGGCGGCTCGTGATCGGCTCGCGCGGTGTAGAGCGCATGCGCGGCGTCGTGACCGAGGCATTAGGCCGCCGCAACGCCGCCGATTCGCCTGCCACGACAGAGCGCTTCGGTCGCCTGATGGATGCTAAGGGCCGCGCCCGCGCGGTGCAGCCGATCCCCGACGCACAGGAGCCGCCGAAACCGCCGACGCCTACCATATCGCCCGCTGCCAGCACGAAACCGTCCGCGCCACCCAGAGCGCCATCTGCTCCGGCAGCGCCCGGAACGTCGCCCGCTGCCGGGGGCAGTCTGGCCTCCCGGTTGATGGAGCGCCGCCGCTCGACCTCCGAGCGTGACCAGACGGATGACTGACCGCATGACTCGGCCTATCACGCGTTTTTGGGTGCGCCTGCTGCGCGGCTGGCTGTGCGCGATGGCACTGGTCGGGTGCACGCTGGCGCGCGGTGTCTCCGACGTGGCGACGTCCGTGTCGCCAGTTCCGCCGACGCCCACACGCGCTCCGACCGTGCAGCCTGAATCCGGCTGGACCGCGATCGCGCCGGGCGTCGAGCGGCGCGACGATCGCGTGACGATGGCCGGCGGTGGGACGTTCACGGCGGTTGTGATCCGGCTCGATCCGGCGCAGGTGACGTTCCGTGTGCATTACAGCCCCGGCGAGCCGTTGCGCATGGACGAATGGCGCGACCGCCTGGGGGACGCGGCGGTGATCGTCAACGCCGGGTTCTTCGACGAGAGCGACAACGCGCTGGGGCTGATCGTCAGCGACGGGCAGGCCAGCGGGCAGTCGTTTGCAGGCTTTGGCGGCATGTTCCAGGTGGACATGGGCAGCGTGCGCGTGCGTTCGCTGGTAGCTGAGCCATATTACGGCGAATCACTGTTGCAGGCGGCGCAGGCGTTCCCGATGTTGGTCGAGGCGGGCGGCGTGGCCGCGCCGCAGGGCAGCGGCTTCGACGAGGGATCGCGGCGCACAGTGGCGGCCCAGGATCGCAGTGGACGGATTCTGTTCATCGCCGTGCCGGGCGCGTTCTTGTCATTCGCGGAATTGCAGGCGTGGCTGCTGTCCAGCGATCTCGACCTGAATATCGCCTTCGCGCTGGACGGCGGGCGCTCGACCGGGCTGGTGATTCGCGGCGCGGACCCCCAGGTTTTTCCCTCGCTCGATCAGCTTCCCACCGTGATCGCGGCGTACCCTTCATAACGGCAGCGCGCCTGCTATAATTGGAGGGTCTGCTTCAGTGGGGGAGGGTGATAATGCAGCACGCGGATACCATTCCTGTTTCTATTCTTGGCCCTGATGGGCTGTCCCCCGCGCCATACCGTGTCACGTCGCTCGCCGAAGCGGTCTCGCATGAGCCAGACGGCGTGTATACCGTGGCGCGCACGTACCAGCGCACGCGCGTGCTTCTGCTGGACGCACACCTCGACCGCCTGGAAGAATCGG
This sequence is a window from Aggregatilinea lenta. Protein-coding genes within it:
- a CDS encoding vWA domain-containing protein; this translates as MFSSLSTLSFLTPLALALAALAIPIILLYMLRLRRTEMQVSSTFLWQQLVRDREANAPWQKLRFSWLLILQLLILAALVLALARPFVEVKTITTGRIVLLLDASASMTATDVEPSRFAAAREVALSIVDTLGPDDTMTVIRVGDVPEVLAAASRDRLVLRDAIESAEAGAVSADWQAALTLAASGGVGVDALKVVLVSDGGLPADLPPIPGDLRFVPVGRSSANLAISALAVGSLPGDSPQLFMRITNYGDAAMDVIADLRLDGSQSIYWAYRYTVPAQGHVDINDVALPEDFETLTAALTLPAGTRERDYLGVDDVAYAVRDQSGAARVLLVMQGENLFLRQIFRSLPGVQLAEAQSQDSLPQQPFDLYVFDGWLPGTLPDGDLLLVNPPQSTDFFTIGAAQAASDGVSVNSDDPRMQNVAPYADGITLRQVRPLSGIGWATVLVRADGQPIIVAGERDNQQIALLGFDARYPNTDLVLQPAWPILVAELVSWFSPARAIDASESLSPGIPVTVRFVENANRATIVRPNGAQTTIDAVASTAVYADTLESGVYRVTLYADDQPVQSEPFAVNLFDAAESKIAPVSSVTIGTTTITQAVRQETGRREWWPWIAGLGLLLLLVEWWLYHRTRQRLPRATLSGGSTTTPGLIERIRSLRLRRKRRVAPVRRGLVARRRAR
- a CDS encoding VWA domain-containing protein, with the protein product MSFTNPGALWLLLLLPLLAVIGWPRVTYRRRRDTLSLAVRLLLVALLIVGLAGIQVQQTADNLAVVFLVDVSDSVTPQLRSAAFDYVREASATMGPRDQGAVVLFGGNALVEIPMTDRLELVQAGADPVRLNTDLAEAMRLGLALFPVDAAKRMVILSDGKQTVGDAAEVARLAAATGVQIEVVPLVAQDAPQAEAGPEILVRDVNVPATVNEGEQFDLTATIFSNRPDAAAEVRVLSSGEVIVRQDVQLQAGENTYVFPDLSVPTPGFVDFRVLVEPRGADTFYQNNELSAFTEVTGPPRALLVASDPREVESLQAALEETGLQVDVQGPRDMPVGLAPLSAYDSIVLANVSATELGVDRMRFLQAYVRDLGGGLIAIGGPDSFGVGGYFETPLEETLPVDMRIKDQQRIPQLAMLFVIDRSGSMEAANVSGVSNLELAKEAVVRSFDLLNNNDRTGVLSFDVSAYWVLHLQAVGDEANRELMRAEVGALRPGGGTNIRQALLSADQVLRSDPSALKHIILLTDGGADQSGIQAAVERMYQNYGITTSVVAVGRDYVQWLEDLAAAGHGQFHLATDVTTIPAIFTSETLLATRSYIFEEDFSPALTAVHPILRGLDSVPLLHGYVATSPKETATVILIGPEDDPILAAWQYGLGRSVAFTSDASSRWGSDWVAWDGYSDFWSQAVRWTITEGAASNVETRVEQRGEQAVITVDARDSSGGYLNGLQLDAAVVSSQLDTLNVPLQQTAPGRYEAMFDPGQEGAYFITVAGTPPDGSDTDGGIMQSTGWVMSYSAEYRVNTEESADQSLALLDLIARTTDGALLAGQPERVFTHDLQHERAARALWPAFILAALLLLPFDIAARRLVIGSRGVERMRGVVTEALGRRNAADSPATTERFGRLMDAKGRARAVQPIPDAQEPPKPPTPTISPAASTKPSAPPRAPSAPAAPGTSPAAGGSLASRLMERRRSTSERDQTDD
- a CDS encoding phosphodiester glycosidase family protein, which encodes MTRPITRFWVRLLRGWLCAMALVGCTLARGVSDVATSVSPVPPTPTRAPTVQPESGWTAIAPGVERRDDRVTMAGGGTFTAVVIRLDPAQVTFRVHYSPGEPLRMDEWRDRLGDAAVIVNAGFFDESDNALGLIVSDGQASGQSFAGFGGMFQVDMGSVRVRSLVAEPYYGESLLQAAQAFPMLVEAGGVAAPQGSGFDEGSRRTVAAQDRSGRILFIAVPGAFLSFAELQAWLLSSDLDLNIAFALDGGRSTGLVIRGADPQVFPSLDQLPTVIAAYPS